One Manihot esculenta cultivar AM560-2 chromosome 18, M.esculenta_v8, whole genome shotgun sequence genomic window carries:
- the LOC110606111 gene encoding vesicle transport protein GOT1 isoform X1 codes for MILTLIDLKFLKWNSVGQCMVVMGIFFSSMGIFCGCCDVCLVIGNILFILGFCLTFGLKFSIQFFMQRQNFKGTVSFGAGFYFITIGWPIFGVILEAYGFIILFSFFWPALAVFPEKIPILGWVFRQPFVRLGAWESIRASFGGSVGEGWELRTGQNDVDDFFRKSLM; via the exons atgATTCTTACACTTATTgatttgaaatttttgaaatggaaCAGTGTGGGGCAATGCATGGTGGTAATGGGAATATTTTTCTCATCTATGGGAATTTTCTGTGGTTGTTGCGATGTTTGTCTAGTTATAGGAAAT ATCCTCTTCATCTTAGGGTTTTGTCTAACCTTTGGATTGAAGTTCAGCATCCAATTTTTCATGCAACGCCAAAACTTCAAG GGGACCGTTTCATTTGGTGCTGGATTCTATTTTATCACCATAGGGTGGCCAATTTTTGGGGTGATATTGGAGGCATATGGCTTTATAATACTTTTCAG TTTCTTCTGGCCTGCCTTGGCAGTCTTTCCGGAGAAGATACCTATTCTTGGCTGGGTATTCCGACAACCATTTGTCAgattg GGGGCTTGGGAATCAATTAGAGCTTCATTTGGAGGTTCAGTTGGTGAAGGTTGGGAGCTAAGGACAGGACAAAATGATGTGGATGATTTCTTCAGGAAAAGTTTGATGTAA